A part of Anaerolineales bacterium genomic DNA contains:
- a CDS encoding 6-aminohexanoate hydrolase, translating into MGGKMNKKTIITAAVIVVLVAALGVGAAILIPRLGSDDSTGAFWPTKGWRTSTPEQQGFDSVKLAEGLQNLKKNKALIDSLLIIRNGRVLLDAYFYPYDPSIPHDLASVTKSFTTTLIGLAIGQGKIQLDQPMLSFFPNRTIANLDDWKESMTIRDLVSNTNGYESGCLTRDEPTLDAMRATPDWVQQALDRKMVREPGTSFCYDSPGMHLLSAIIQQASGMTEQEYAQKNLFTPLGIQDVYWQADPQGYTHGWGDLFLKPLDAAKLGYLWLNQGFWDGKQIIPPTWVTDSVKPYNSITPSDDYGYGWWVSEDSYFAFGRGGQTIKVYPQFNAIVVVTGNGFEYDQAGKILEAAFIDPENSLPPNPSGVAKLESVVAALGQAAQPWPSSSMPDTARTISGKTYNLKPNPLGISYIRLEFNGNKEAKLFMNDDGQEVVWTVGLDGKYRMGDDGKAVRGYWSDPQTFVFEVFYDGLNIYKLRYADSKMTLETSVMKIEGVQQNP; encoded by the coding sequence ATGGGAGGAAAAATGAATAAAAAAACGATCATCACAGCAGCCGTAATCGTTGTCCTGGTGGCAGCCCTTGGAGTCGGGGCTGCCATTCTCATCCCGAGGTTAGGCTCTGATGATTCTACTGGAGCATTCTGGCCGACCAAAGGATGGCGGACCAGCACCCCTGAGCAACAAGGCTTTGATTCGGTTAAGCTTGCGGAAGGATTACAAAATCTCAAGAAAAATAAAGCCCTGATTGATAGCTTGCTGATCATCCGCAATGGCCGGGTGTTGCTGGATGCGTATTTTTACCCATACGACCCTTCCATCCCGCATGATTTGGCATCGGTCACGAAAAGTTTCACCACCACGCTGATCGGATTGGCGATTGGTCAAGGGAAGATCCAGCTCGACCAACCCATGCTGTCTTTTTTCCCCAACCGCACAATTGCTAATTTGGATGATTGGAAGGAGAGCATGACCATCCGGGACCTGGTGAGTAATACCAATGGTTATGAATCGGGTTGCCTCACCCGTGACGAGCCGACTTTAGATGCAATGCGCGCCACGCCGGATTGGGTGCAACAGGCCTTGGATCGAAAGATGGTAAGGGAACCGGGTACCAGTTTCTGTTACGATAGCCCCGGTATGCACCTGCTTTCTGCAATTATCCAACAAGCCAGCGGGATGACTGAGCAAGAATATGCTCAGAAAAACCTTTTTACACCACTGGGCATCCAGGATGTGTACTGGCAGGCTGACCCCCAGGGGTACACTCATGGATGGGGTGATTTGTTCCTGAAACCGCTGGATGCTGCCAAGCTGGGATATTTATGGCTTAACCAAGGCTTTTGGGATGGCAAGCAGATTATCCCTCCCACATGGGTGACAGATTCTGTCAAACCCTACAATAGTATTACCCCTTCGGATGATTATGGTTATGGCTGGTGGGTATCCGAGGATAGCTATTTTGCATTTGGAAGGGGCGGCCAAACCATCAAGGTATACCCCCAATTTAATGCCATAGTGGTTGTCACAGGCAACGGTTTCGAGTATGACCAGGCAGGTAAGATCCTGGAAGCAGCCTTTATCGATCCGGAAAATTCCCTACCACCCAACCCTTCGGGTGTAGCAAAGTTGGAGTCGGTTGTCGCCGCGCTGGGGCAGGCAGCCCAGCCCTGGCCTTCCAGTTCCATGCCGGACACAGCTCGAACGATCTCGGGAAAGACCTATAACCTGAAGCCAAATCCCCTTGGTATAAGTTATATTCGTCTTGAGTTCAATGGCAACAAAGAAGCAAAGTTATTCATGAATGATGATGGCCAGGAGGTTGTTTGGACAGTTGGCCTGGACGGGAAATACCGGATGGGAGACGATGGAAAGGCTGTCAGAGGCTACTGGTCTGATCCACAGACCTTTGTCTTTGAAGTTTTCTATGATGGTTTGAATATCTACAAGCTTCGCTACGCGGATAGCAAAATGACCTTAGAAACTTCGGTGATGAAGATCGAAGGCGTGCAACAGAATCCATAA
- a CDS encoding DNA-binding response regulator: protein MAENEIIKVLIVDDHQVVRQGLRTFLELHADISVIGEAEDGLRALEMIELHHPDVVLMDLVMPGMNGITTIRKVRESGIPTKIIALTSFSDDDKVFSTIQAGAASYLLKDVSPDELVEAIRAVQRGDARLHPDITRRLMDQVSQVNSASQEISKEELTGREKEVICLVALGRNNREIAKELYISEKTVKTHISNSLSKLHLSQRTQLAIYAIKNHLVEI, encoded by the coding sequence ATGGCTGAAAACGAAATCATAAAAGTTTTGATCGTGGATGATCACCAGGTAGTGCGCCAGGGTCTGCGGACCTTTCTCGAATTGCATGCAGATATCTCGGTGATTGGTGAAGCTGAGGATGGCCTGAGAGCACTGGAGATGATCGAGCTGCACCATCCGGATGTTGTACTGATGGACCTGGTCATGCCTGGGATGAACGGCATCACCACCATTCGTAAAGTACGTGAGTCTGGTATTCCGACCAAGATTATCGCACTGACTAGCTTTTCAGATGATGATAAAGTATTTTCCACCATCCAAGCGGGTGCTGCCAGTTATCTATTAAAAGATGTCTCACCAGACGAGCTTGTGGAAGCGATCCGGGCGGTCCAACGCGGCGACGCGCGCTTACATCCGGATATCACCCGCAGATTGATGGACCAGGTGTCTCAGGTGAACTCGGCCTCCCAGGAAATATCCAAAGAAGAACTTACCGGCCGCGAGAAAGAAGTGATCTGTCTGGTAGCATTGGGACGTAATAATCGTGAGATCGCAAAAGAGCTTTATATCAGTGAAAAAACAGTGAAGACACATATCAGTAATAGTTTGAGCAAACTCCACCTGAGCCAAAGGACCCAGCTCGCCATATATGCAATAAAAAATCACCTGGTGGAGATATGA